The genomic interval GCCCCGTTGGCGCCCGCCGCGCCCGTCGTCCTCTCCAGCGGCTCGTCCACCAGGAAGGTCTCCTGCTCCACGTCGTCactctggctgctgctgctgtcagaGTCGCTCGAGTCGTTGGACTGAGAGTCATCCTCAGAGAAGAACGCTGGGACACTGCTGGCACCTTTGGGTGGcggtttaaaaaataaataaataaaacattgcgATGGCTGTGTGACAAAGTCGACAGCGTAAGCCTCTGCATTCAAAGCAAAGACCACAAAATATTCCAGTGCATTTGAAGTCCAGGTACCGGCTTCGGAGCCTGCAGTGGCAGCAGTGACCACGCTCCTCCGTCCACTGGCGTTGTCCTGGTTGCTGTGGTTACTCTCGCTGTCGCTCTCGGTCTCTGCAGCTGCTAATAAGTCCAGCTCCATGTCGCTGCCTGCGGAAGCAGGACAGGAGGGTTGGAGCCTTTGTCTGGATTGGGAAGGGGGTATCGCCACGGAGACCGGCAGCCTCCCACAGAACCTTGGGCCCTTACCGTCCTCGTCATGCTCGTCATGCTGCCCCTCCGCCTCCACATTCTCCTCTCCCTGCTCTTCCTGGTCGTCATGGTGATCCTCCTCCCCAGCCACACCCTCAACCACCTCCACCTAAGGAAAAGGCAGAGCTGAAGTGCCGACTCCCAGGCACCAGGAAATCACCACACTCTAAAGTGAAACGTGGCTGAGTTTGGCCCACACACCTCCTCCACGTCCGCAGACACAATGTCCTCCGTCTCCTCGTCTCTCCCACGTGCCGGCTGCGGCTGGTTGCTCCGCCGGGGCTGCGGGTTCCGTGCGACATACGAGGATGCAGCTTGACTCGAGCTAGAACGCACAAAGTCGCCAAGGTTACCACAAGCGCCGCAGTCAAAAACTCCACCCGAGTCTGGATACCAGGCTCAATCGACAGCACAAGGCTAGTCTATTTTAACGGACACAAGACCACATGAGGGCAgtgaatgattattttacagtgTATTTAGCCCTGGTAGTAGGAGAGCAGGGCCAAACTGGACCATGTTGTTAAATTTCGATCTCTGTAGGACGCACAAGCTCGGCCTGCGATAGTCAGGTGCCACACGGGGGTTACAACACCCATGTGCGGCCAGGCACTGCACCCCCCGCCCGCCTCACCCGCTGGGCTGTTCCGCCGAGGGCCGCGGTGGCAGTGGCTCCACACAGAAGAGGTCCTCGCTGCCCTGCACGGCGTCGATGCTGGTGCTGGCCAGGCTGAAGGGCGCGGTGGGCCGGGCCACGCCCATCCGCACCGGCGCGATCAGCGACTCGGCCACGTTGCACAGCTCCTCCACGGCATAGGGCAGCAGGGCCTGGAAGACGCGCCGGCACTTGCCAATGGGCTGGGGGACGAAGTTGCTGTGGTGACACATATCAGACAAGGATTATCCAATCGGAACGCACAGCCGTCTACATCATGGAGCAATCTGCTTATTATGGGAAGTGGGCTGGGATCAGACAAGCAGATGGGTTCATAATCCTAGAAAAGGGGTCCGCTGTTCTCCAAGATACTACTTTCTATGAATGGAAGTGAGGCTGCTACAGGACATCTGAATGCAAACTAGCAGAGACGTACTTCTTTTTCTTGGACGAGGCCATTTCCACGCTGAGGATGACGAAGACTCGGGCCACGGAGCGCAGGAATCTGGTGGTGACAGTGACAGCCTGCTCCCAGCGGCCCACCGTGTACCGGTTCTGCAGCTCCTTCACCAGTGTGCCCAAAAGGGTATCGATGAACTAGAGAGCATAAAGTAGGCATGATGTAATAGCATATATCAGCGCAATTCTGTTTGGCTAACCTCTAACCTTAAAGGGCTTCATCGCCAAATCGCCACACCGGCGGCGGACAGAGGCGCCGGCCGAGCTTACCGTGATGTCAGGTGCGCACTTGACAATGAGGCAGTGGGTGAAGCAGTCCAGCCGAATGGCTCCACTTTGCTGCCGGAGGTGGACCTGCTCCTCGGGGAGGAGGTGGCCGATGAGGCTGCTGGCGCTGAGCctgggacagggacagggacaggtaAGGGATGCTACGTGAGGATCCTACTGTCATTTCCTTTGAGAATACACATCTGAGATTTATCGGTAACTAGCCCTCGATCATCATTCACAACAGGAGACGGAGCAAGACTAAACAGCTCCGTAATGCATAAAACATGGCCAGTTGTACTCTTGTTGTAAATTTAAGCTCTAACTCCAAGCCCATCTGAGGGCCACGAGACGACCAGTAACTCACGGGTCCTTGTTGTCCTGGGAGCCGAACAGGACCATGGATCGGAGAGCATTCCAGTCCTGCAGGACGCGCTCCAGGGCCAGCTGGGCAAATCGCGGGGGCTCCAGGTCATGGTCCGGCATGTCCGAATCTGCGGAGATGGGGCGTCACTATGACGTTTCTCTATTGTGAGTCTGCATTACATCAGTGTTTAAACAGTGACAGGGTTTGAAGAAAGTCTGACTTCAGAATAGCTTCGAACACACACCTTCGGCACTGGCGGTCTTGCGATTCCTGTCTTCACGGATCCGCGGAGGCCGGTACTGGCAGTGCTCCACGCTCTGCCTAGCCACCGTCTGGACCAAAAATAGCAGGATGTGCTCCCCCCTGTGACAAGACAGGGGAAGTGCAGTGCATCAGCCCACGTAGCTCTGATGAAGGGTTTCTCCTCCCTAAAATATTCCCTAGCAGGCTGTAGTGTTAAAGGGCACCAACTCCAATGGACGGAGAAGAAACAAAGAGCTGAAATGGTTATATGAGGACAGTGATGCTGAGAGCTCAGCACACGCCGGCCTGAGCCCGAGCGCTAACCTGCTGTTGGGCATGGTGACCAGTTTGGTGGCTGTGAGCAGCCGGTAGAGCAGGTCTAGGCGAGTGGCCTTCTGCCCGGAGATCAGGGTTCTGCATTTGCACTTCTCCCAGCAGTCGCAGTAGGCAGTGGGGGACGTTCTCTTGAGCCTGCAAACATGGGGAATTGAAGAACAACTAAGAACCAAAATCCAAACTGAAAGTCTGGTGTTCGCTAACATTATGAAAGGCTAAATACATCACCTTGGaaattatttttacttataaaCCAGTCTGACAACTGTTAGAGGGTCGAACGTATCCAGATTAAACCCAGCGTGCTATGGTGCAGCTGGCTGCCACTGGCTTACTTGCAGTCGTGCCCCTTGTGGCAGACCCTGGCACACTCCGTGCAGCAGCAGAGGGACTCCAGCAAGCCGCAGGTCCGGCATTCGAAGATGTCCTGAAAACCACAGGAAGGACGGCCTGGTGAGCCGGCGTCCGGCAGGGAGGCTCCAGTCCCGTCACCCGAACTAGGGGCGTCCCGGCCACCCACCTGGTTGATGTGCTCTGCCCCGGTCCAGGTGAAGCTGCAGGTGTCATTGCAGCAGAGCACGTAGAGCGGAGAGTCGTCCGGGTTGGTCCCAGGGGGGCAGATCATTTCCATGAACACAGCGTCAGCGTCCTCCTCGCCGATTCCAGGGTCCCCTGCAGGTCAGTAGAGGAACTGATAATGTATAACAGGTCCTGTCTAAAGACAACGGTACCGCTGGAGGAGCGCTTTGGCTTGGACCGGTAGCTCCCCAGCCTGCtaaagcagcgtttcccaatccagtcctcggggactcgtagccggtccacgtttttgctccctcccagttcacGCAACAAACCTGAAGAGACAGGCCTTCCATTTACTCGTTTAGAAGGGGGCCCACCTTTGGCTATCTTCTGAGCCGCCTCCAGTATGGTGATGGCTGCCGGGTACGCTCTCCCACTGACCGCCACCATGAACGGGGTCATCCCACGGGCATCCCTGTTAAGCCAGGAGAAACAGACTGCTGACTGTATAGCCAAGGCAGCGTCCTCGTTAGGGCAGCAGATGGCGAGGTGGTTAAGGACTGGCATGAGTGAGCAGGAGGTTACAGATTCAGATACAAGTGCAGACAGTGTTTAAACAGAAATCCCACAGAGAAGACGACCACAGCTTATTAAAGTGTGAAAATGTGAATTTAAATTGCACTGGATGAAGGAGCTATTTACtttacagcaaaacaaaaaatacataatgtTTTTGTAGTTAACAGTAAAGACGAACAGCAGAGCCTGCTTATGAATGTACATTTAATCCAGTTATAAATTATTAGATATAAACATTTATGAAGAACACGCATTTATCACATCATCATCGGGGAAGGGTGTGGCAGAAACCCCTAAAACGAAACAGTAACTCCCGCAGGAAGATTCCTGAACAGAAAATGGCGTACTTGGCGGAGAGCAGCTCCCGGATGTACGGGCGGAGCACGGCACTGTCACACATCATCTTGAGGATCAGGTGGGCGTTGGCCTTGCGGTCTCTCGTCTCGAGCACCGTGGGCTCAGATGGGCCTGTTTGGTAGGAAAAACCTCAATTTTACAGCTCACCTTAAAACTTACAATATGTAACAGGAAAGCATAACTGAGGGGGTTACTGAACCTATACCCACCTGGTACGGTGGAGGTGCTGGGCCCCGGCCCCGGGCCGGCCGAAGCGGCAGTGAGCGAGCCCACCGCGGGGGCCAGGATGAAGTCGATATCACCGTCTAGAGGAAAAAAGACCAGGCTGAGATCACTGAGACCATTAAATCACAAAGTAAATCAGCTGCCTCAGTGACAGAAGCAGGCCAAACCTGGGTCCATGGGTGGCGGGTCTGGCACCCAGCTCGGCGGCGCGATAGGTGGGGAAGTGGGGTCCTGGTGATCACTGGAGGATGGGCCCGATTCGTGACGGCTCAGGCCGGTGGCCCGGAGGGAACGCCTCATCATCTCCCGCAGCCGGAGGCTAACGACAGCAAACGCGCATGCAGAGCAAAATATAAACGGTTTCCAGACTAGCTCACAGAACAGCAGCATGTTGGCCACCAGCTGCCGGTGCTACTCACCCTCTGGTGCCCGACGAGCCCGGCCTGTTTCCAGAGCTGTTGCTGGACACCACGGAAATGGCGTTCGCAATAGCCTCAACGGCGGACAGCCGCTCCGCGTACGTGTTCCGCTCTGACCGCTCTGCTTCTGAAATGCACGGGACAGGCATCACACTCCACCTTGAAGCCTTACAGTCTCTGTTCCGTCTCCCAGTCCTGGCTCCGCATGGGACAGTGACCGCTGACCCCAGCACACCTTCCTCCTCCTTGGTCTCCTTGTTGCTGACGGGAAAGCAGGCAGACACGCAGGCGTGCAGCACGTTGCGGTTCCCGTCACAGCGGTGGCCCAAAAGGGCGGCCAGAGCGTGGGGGTCTTGCTCTAGGGTGCAGAGGTACTGCCGACACGCCTCATAGTCACAGCGGAGGATGTGCTGCATTATCGCCTGCCTCTGCAAACAGACGTGCGAGCGGTCAGGGACATACAGGGCTGCGGTAAACTGCAAGCTCAGCAAAATCAATCAGTTTTTTTGGCAGATTCATTGAGCCAAATCAATGCAATTCTAGGAACCCATGaatttgctccctcccagttccccaCCACAGTCCACATTTATACTCCCAGAACCACATGCACTGTCTGGGGGACCCCGAGGTCCGGGCTGAGAAACACTAGACCAGGCCGAAGGAAGTTACCTCAACAACCATGACGATGACGGCGGCCTTCTTCTTGACCGTGCAGTTGGCAGGGAGGTTAGATAAGGAATGTACCCCCATGGCCAAACTACCGATTGGTGGCAAATCCAACCAATCAGGGTCTCGTATGCCCCCTGTACAGTCCTTTGCCATGGGGTAGATTGTTCCATTACCGTCCCGCAGGACAATGGGTGACTCCTGGAAGACGAGCCACAGTCATCAAGAACGAACATCCGACAGATAAGCGGATTCTACGGGTGTCACTTCATGACAAATGATTTCAAAGCACAGAGGCCATGATTTACAATGTGCCATTTAATTGCTCAaagtaaacaggaagtgagttCAACCCATCAGAGGCAGGACATAGTACTGCGTTCctacccataatgcattgctGGCAACGCTCACCTGGCCTGCGGTGAAGATGGCCACGTTACGCTCATTCTGGCCCAGGAAGGCTACGCTGCTGGTGGGGAAGCTGTGCTCTTGCTCGGCCTTGCCTGTGGCCAGATCAAAGACACAGTAACGCACGCAGCTGCCCGTCTTCAGCACGGCGTGaacccctgggggggggggcgagaaaCACAGGTTCAGTTTCCCACGCCGACAGAGACTCGCTGGGCCGGACGCAGGCTGCGGAACACCTGCTGCACTGTACCTTTGGAGTCCGCGTTTACAGCCAGGATTTCAGCTTTTTCTGGGATACTAAGTTTTTTAGGTGTGCGTTGGAAGCAATCGGGAACTTTTGCAGTTCCACCAGTTTTTACAATCTGTGGGAACACACAGAGAACAAATGCTGACATTAGCGGCAGAAAGGTGCCTCAGTCAGGCCGGATTCAACATCCTAACCGAACACGCAGAACTCTAAGAATTTATTTTTGGAACCTAAATGAAAAACCGAATGGGTCTGAGAGTCACATCTATAACACAACTATAAGGTGATCAGAATACGACACATGTGGAAAGTGCCTAATCTTACAGTGACTCTCACTGTGCGGAAACATCTCCTCCAGTTACTGAAACCTGTCTGACAGAAGCGCACGGGAACAGAGAACCTCCTTAGGCTGCGTTTAGCCAATGTGAGGCGTGTGCGGGTCCCCCCATCGCAGCCGGTACCTGAAGCTCATCAATTCTGAGGAGCCTACAGTCCTGCAGCAGTGAGGACGGATCAGAGTCAGGGGGAGCTGCGCTCTGGCTGCCCACACTGCTCGACGTCCCTGGAAATTTCACAGCAACATACGCACCATCGACTTTTAGCACCTTGAGTTCAAAAGAGAGAACTGGTGCAAATGTTGTATCATCAAAAAcgcacatcacacacacacacagcacaggtcAGACAAGAGAAACAGGGCACATTTCCATCAACAATACATTAGATTTTAGCTGAAAATAACCTGTATTAATTATACAAATTGACAGCCTATTCTACAGGTGTTTGCAATAGCtaatataaatacattacaTTACTGAGGTCCAAAAGCAAACAATATGGTGGACACTGAGCATGAACCCAGGACAAACCGATGATCTGTCACATAATTAGGAAACTTAAATCAACTCTGAAGGAAAACATCAGCCTTAAGGACAGCTCAAGTCCACAATACTGGATTTTCCAGCACTTGGGCAGTATCAACTATACATTCTGCTTAAACATTTACATAAGTTCACATTTCTATGATTACAGCTATTATTCACCCACACATGAATAAATAGATCTTATataattggtttaaaaaaaaaaaaagttttaaataagTACAAAAACATGTAATCATCTTAAGACATAAGCCTTCAGATTCAAACAGCCTACACAGAGTTGAATTTCCTGACACAAGGCCATCATCTATTCTGTTGTACCTCCAAAATGGCTGCACAAACTGCTGTACAatcaaaaaaggaaaataaaacgGGCTTGAAATTTTACAATGAcgaatgaatgaagagtccaTCTTCCCCCGCAAGCAAGCCTGCTCAGCGGTGCTGCTGTACCCACCTTTCCCACTGGAACGTTTTTAACATCTTCCACAAAGACCACTTCACAAAGAGGCCACTGCTCTTCGTTTAGTTTTTCCTCCTCTTTGGGGGCAGGTGTCGTGCGCCGTCGCTCTGCGGCACAGCACACAGCTGTAAGGTTACTTTCAGACGTACTGCAACGCGGCTCTCAGCACAcggggccacacacacacacacacacacactcactctcagGCATCCATCAGGCAAGGCCTGCCATGATCCCACTGATTCCTGTTACTAGCATTACTCTGACGCCAGGAGCAGGCCGCTAACCAAAACGGTAACTGCTGAAGCCCACAGAGAGCGTGATCCACCGCTGACGTACTGTAGGGAAGCGAGGCGCTGCTTGCGATGGACGACGTGTCACTACACGTGGAGGCCGGAGATGGGGGGGGTCCCATCTCAGTCTTCAGCAAGTCCAGTTTGCTCTCCGCCCTGCCAGCAGAAAGGTGGGTGAGCTTGGGAAGGTCCCTGAGACGGAGCTACCCCAGGCCCGAGTTAACAGACACGACGCTGCTCTGAAAAcacccccgccccgcccccctccccctcccagtCTCACTTAGCCTCCTGGGTCTTGCTGCTCTTCTCCATGTTCCTAAGGCTCTCCGGGGAACGAAGCTGGAACCGGCAGCTGTCATTCATGTTCCACACGGACTCGAGGAGGACGCCCACTTTGGGGACGCCGCTGCTGACGGAGAAGGCCACGGTTCCGGCGTGGTACAGAGGGTTGTTCCTCAGGCACACCTGAGAAACCAGACAGACTGAGATCGCTGGTGTCCTCCGATGCGCTGAACAGGAGAGCCGCGCTCAGTACGACAGCAGGTACCTGGGTCCCCACAGCAATGTTTGGAACAGACGACATGCCGGCACCCAACTTGggctttttgttcttggttctGGCCTTCTCCAGCATCTTCTTCCGCTGGCTAAATGGCACCACGCCCCTGAAAGACGACGGGCGCGATTCAGAAACTTTGTCGCATTTTAGCAGCGGTTCAGCTGCTGCAGCCACGAAAGGCCCTGGAGACAGTGCCCATGACAACTGTCGCCATGGAGAGACGCTGAGCCGCTCGCTCGCTCACCACCAGAAGAGGCTGTGCTCTAGCTGGACACAGGTGTACAGAGCGCAGCAATGCAGCGACAGGATGCGCTCGCCCTGCAGCTCTGCGAAGGCCTGCGCGCTGTGCTCCAGCTTCAAGCCCACTGTGCTCAGTGTGTCGTCCAACCAGGTCGCCACCTACAGGTCAATGACAGAACAGCCTTGAAGCTTGGAAATCTGAAGCAGAGCTTCTCTTCAAACACATCTGGGCAAAATGAATATTAAATACACAAGTAGATCTGGTCACGGGGCAGGAGTGCTGAATCAAACTGACTAGCTACTTTCATTTAGCCTCCAGAATGAATTTCTTCACTGGACCTTGTTGGACTCTGTGGCTACTGTAGCTCTGATGCTATTGGCTGCCAGGAAGGTGATCTTCTCATTAGTCAGGCCCAGGAAGGAAGTACGGGGGTGGTGAAGTGAAGGATTCTGGGGAGCAGTGAAGGAATAAAATTAACAGCCAAATTAGCGTGAATTTTTATCCATGAACATTATGAACTCTATAGGCACATTTTCTTGGCCTTACCTGAGAGTTCCTGTAGGGTTCTGGTTCAGCCCACTTCCACTGGTACAGCTCTCCTTTGCAGCTGACTGCCACCAGCTCTGAATGTAGTCCCCCGATGCTCAGGAACCGGGTACCGTCCTGTAGGAGGAACAGAACGGGATCCAAAAACATATATGCTCAAGTCAGCAATCTGTACATCAACTGCTGATCAGGCAAAGGCTGTGAATTAATCACCCAGAATGGTGCCGTCTCTCTGAGATGAGCCCCGGAAGGGCGAGGCCCCGCTCCTCACTGCTATGCCCTCCCCAGAGCTAGCGCCAGCGGGGCATGTCAACAGCAGAGAATTCCCAGGCTCTGCCAAGCAACCCAGGCCCAGCTGTCGCCTTCAAGTGTCCGAGAGATCAGCTGAGGGGACAGTTTAAAGAGCCTCACCTTCCACCATCTTCCTGTGTCTCAATAAGAGCACAGGCAACACTCCCCGGAGCAAGAGAATCTCTCTCTGTCAGTGGGCATCTTCCACCAGACGTGGAAGGTGGCAGACTTTCTAGTCCCTAAAAACGGCGGCCAGGCCGAAAACAGACCCGAGCTCACAACACTTCTCTACTTCTGACATTTTAATAAGTCACCCTGGTAGCGCTATTGTTTCGGGAGCGAGGCAGCTAAGATCTCGTGTTTCTCCTGCATAATCCAAGAGGAGCAAAAACTGCTAAGGGGAAGTGAGCTGGCAGACCAACCTTGTCAGGCCACCACTGGAGGTCCTCGCCCAGGGAGACGGGGCTCTGCGTGGGGACGCCCTTCTTGTCCGGGCCGGCCTcgcactccctgctggtggagcCGCGCTCGGCGTCGAAGGAGGCGCCGTCGAGCCACCTCCTCTCACGCAGCCTCAGCACGGACTCACGCTCACGCAGCAGTTCGGAGTCGCGCTCTAGGGGAAGAAGGAAAACTGGTATGCAGTGGGGGGGTCACACCAGTGGGATACGAGTAAGCCACTCTCTGGACAGAACCTCCCCTGCCTTCATTAAACACAACATCAAACACGTAGACGTCAAACAGCAGCCTCAAATGCCCAGTCTACATCACTGCAACCCCTTCTCCAGAGCTGGCAGACCCTGGCAGTAGCACCTCTAgcaggcctgcccccccccatcccccccagcaCACAGTCTGCTTGCACAGCTGCGGAGAGCGTAGAGTTCGCCTTGATGGATAACACACATAAGCAGTTTTGACAGAGCAGGTAGGgaattgggggagggggggttaggaAATATCTAGTCTGTTTTGTCTTAAAGAGAGAAATACCAGAGGTTTGCCACCCTGATCCTACAAAGCCGGCCTTCATGTACAGGAAGGCAGATGAAAAATGGTACCTCGCGAGGAGCCCAGCCTGGACAAGGAGGAGCGCCTGAAGGAGGGGTATCCGAAGTAGCTGATGTCCTCCGAGAACATGGCGTCTGCATCGATGATGACGCTGGGGTGTGAGGAGTGAATGTCAGGATCCAGGAGAGACATCAGGTCCTCTGCATGgtaaaaataaagacaaatttcaGAACACAAACACTGTTGGCATAAAGCATTTTATatcacacacagcagcgtgAAATGTAAAAGGAaacctttattaaaaaaaatgcttaagCCTAGCAGGATATTTCACACCCGCAGAGAGACTTGCGGACGGCAGCGGGACTGAGGCTCAGGCCACGCTCACCTCCGGGGAGGTAAGACTCGCTGGCGGCCTCGTCGCCGTCGTCGCCGTCCTCGTCGTCTCTGCTCAGCAGGTTGTTGACGGCCAGGTTGACGTCGAGGTTGGTGCGCTGCAGCTCGCGGATGATGACGCTCCTGGACTTTCCTTGCAGGACGACCTGGGCCTGCGCGTTGGCCAGTTTTCAGAAGTCGTAACCTCATGCCGCCAGCCGTGTGCGTATTTGTGCGTTTCTGCGTGTGTGCGAGCGCGCGGCCGGCGCCTACCTGAGAGATGAGCTCCTCTGGGATGACGGAGGCCGGGATGACGGGCTGGGGTTGACTGCCCAGCAGGCTGGAGCCGCGGTCCCTGCCGGTGCGGATCACCCGGGTCTGCCTGCGGGAATCCCGCGCCGACGcggccgccgatctgcccgatGAGCCGCCCCCTACGGCACCTCCGCC from Paramormyrops kingsleyae isolate MSU_618 chromosome 9, PKINGS_0.4, whole genome shotgun sequence carries:
- the LOC111843966 gene encoding E3 ubiquitin-protein ligase UBR5-like isoform X3, with product MTSIHFVVHPLPGTEDQLNDRLREVSEKLNKYNCTSHPPLSVLEQAIIKQCVVGPNHAAFLLEDGRVCRIGFAVQPDRLELGKPDGNDGSKLSSGSGAVRSSRSGRTSGSPWFLSSSDTLGRLAGNTLGSRWSSGVNGGGPGGGTGGGVTGGGGGASGGGAVGGGSSGRSAAASARDSRRQTRVIRTGRDRGSSLLGSQPQPVIPASVIPEELISQAQVVLQGKSRSVIIRELQRTNLDVNLAVNNLLSRDDEDGDDGDEAASESYLPGEDLMSLLDPDIHSSHPSVIIDADAMFSEDISYFGYPSFRRSSLSRLGSSRERDSELLRERESVLRLRERRWLDGASFDAERGSTSRECEAGPDKKGVPTQSPVSLGEDLQWWPDKDGTRFLSIGGLHSELVAVSCKGELYQWKWAEPEPYRNSQNPSLHHPRTSFLGLTNEKITFLAANSIRATVATESNKVATWLDDTLSTVGLKLEHSAQAFAELQGERILSLHCCALYTCVQLEHSLFWWGVVPFSQRKKMLEKARTKNKKPKLGAGMSSVPNIAVGTQVCLRNNPLYHAGTVAFSVSSGVPKVGVLLESVWNMNDSCRFQLRSPESLRNMEKSSKTQEAKAESKLDLLKTEMGPPPSPASTCSDTSSIASSASLPYKRRRTTPAPKEEEKLNEEQWPLCEVVFVEDVKNVPVGKVLKVDGAYVAVKFPGTSSSVGSQSAAPPDSDPSSLLQDCRLLRIDELQIVKTGGTAKVPDCFQRTPKKLSIPEKAEILAVNADSKGVHAVLKTGSCVRYCVFDLATGKAEQEHSFPTSSVAFLGQNERNVAIFTAGQESPIVLRDGNGTIYPMAKDCTGGIRDPDWLDLPPIGSLAMGVHSLSNLPANCTVKKKAAVIVMVVERQAIMQHILRCDYEACRQYLCTLEQDPHALAALLGHRCDGNRNVLHACVSACFPVSNKETKEEEEAERSERNTYAERLSAVEAIANAISVVSSNSSGNRPGSSGTRGLRLREMMRRSLRATGLSRHESGPSSSDHQDPTSPPIAPPSWVPDPPPMDPDGDIDFILAPAVGSLTAASAGPGPGPSTSTVPGPSEPTVLETRDRKANAHLILKMMCDSAVLRPYIRELLSAKDARGMTPFMVAVSGRAYPAAITILEAAQKIAKGDPGIGEEDADAVFMEMICPPGTNPDDSPLYVLCCNDTCSFTWTGAEHINQDIFECRTCGLLESLCCCTECARVCHKGHDCKLKRTSPTAYCDCWEKCKCRTLISGQKATRLDLLYRLLTATKLVTMPNSRGEHILLFLVQTVARQSVEHCQYRPPRIREDRNRKTASAEDSDMPDHDLEPPRFAQLALERVLQDWNALRSMVLFGSQDNKDPLSASSLIGHLLPEEQVHLRQQSGAIRLDCFTHCLIVKCAPDITFIDTLLGTLVKELQNRYTVGRWEQAVTVTTRFLRSVARVFVILSVEMASSKKKNNFVPQPIGKCRRVFQALLPYAVEELCNVAESLIAPVRMGVARPTAPFSLASTSIDAVQGSEDLFCVEPLPPRPSAEQPSGSSQAASSYVARNPQPRRSNQPQPARGRDEETEDIVSADVEEVEVVEGVAGEEDHHDDQEEQGEENVEAEGQHDEHDEDGSDMELDLLAAAETESDSESNHSNQDNASGRRSVVTAATAGSEAGASSVPAFFSEDDSQSNDSSDSDSSSSQSDDVEQETFLVDEPLERTTGAAGANGAAQAPRSMQWAVRGSPGQRTPVSTPSSSSTPAGTSTGLIYIDPSSLRRSGTISTSATAATEASSYLTSASSLARAYSIVIRQVSDLMGIIPKHNHLVYSQYPAAVKLTYQDAVKLQNYVEEKLFPTWTWMVSIMDSTEVQLRYGSALASAGDPSHLSHPLQAAQNTGRRERATSREEASLRTLEGRRRASMLLAARHGAASARSDFLNYALSLMRAHGDEHADVLPVLDVCSLKHVAYVFQALIYWIKAMKQQTTLDTPQVDRKRTREILELGLDNEDSEQENDEDTNQSSTLNDKDEESVPAEMGQNHPFFRRSDSMTFLGCIPPNPFEVSLAEAIPLADKSHLLQPNARKEDLFGRPSQGLCSPYSTGKGPTEVSQERNCLEVLPTKMSYSTNMKNVMSMQSQQKVMVAREAEVPEPGPSAHDLAAQLKSSLLAEIGLTASAGPPLHSFRPRCSFMGMVISHDMLLGRWRLSLELFGRVFMEDVGAEPGSILTELGGFEVKESKFRREMEKLRNQQSRDLTLEVERDRDQLIQQTMRQLNAHFGRRCAATPMAVHRVKVTFKDEPGEGSGVARSFYTAVAQAVLSNEKLPSLDCLQSAGKGMQASSLMQRLRNRDRERERRSGGLRTSSRRDRDRDSRRQLSIDTRPFRPAAEGNPSEDADPLPAHRQALGERLYPRVNAMQPAFASKITGMLLELSPAQLLLLLASEDSLRARVEEAMELIIAHGRENGADSILDLGLSDASKTQQQESRKQHGSSRSVVDMELDDGDDSDDSAPLFYQPGRRGFYSPRPGKNTEARLNCFRNIGRMLGLCLLQNELCPITLNRHTIKVLLGRKVNWHDFAFFDPVMYESLRQLIRHSQTNEAEAAFAAMDLAFAIDLCKEEGSGQVELLPGGVYIPVTPLNVYEYVRKYAEHRMLVVAEQPLHAMRKGLLDVLPKNALEDLTAEDFRLLVNGCGEVNVQMLISFTSFNDESGENAEKLLQFKRWFWSIVEKMSVAERQDLVYFWTSSPSLPASEEGFQPMPSITIRPPDDQHLPTANTCISRLYVPLYSSKQILKQKLLLAIKTKNFGFV